From one Pseudomonadota bacterium genomic stretch:
- a CDS encoding CBS domain-containing protein produces the protein MNPYSRLSAAALKWQPATAARVLEKFPAGSVARFLAAANTTTAATIVGHFTPAFAADCLATIETPLADRVLERLTPDYQLMLLRQLTQDDRAALLGRLEPGLAATLTRLLPYPEGTAGAIMEAPLASIPEDMTVRDAIKRIKRIRRGTKSYLYATSSTGRLTGVMTLHELLNSLPTSPVRDIMDRHVACISPLLPLEAVLDSPYWQDYHALPVTDTDNILLGIIRQKHLRRLQEQLQHGISLEAGINSLLTLGELFATTTLPLLSALISTTSATDRRRTP, from the coding sequence ATGAACCCGTATTCGCGCCTGAGCGCTGCAGCCCTGAAATGGCAGCCCGCAACCGCCGCTCGCGTACTCGAGAAATTCCCCGCCGGCAGCGTCGCGCGCTTTCTCGCTGCCGCAAACACGACCACGGCCGCCACGATCGTGGGACATTTCACCCCGGCGTTCGCTGCGGACTGCCTGGCGACAATCGAGACCCCGCTGGCGGACCGGGTGCTGGAGCGGCTCACGCCCGATTACCAGCTGATGCTGCTGCGCCAGCTGACTCAGGACGACCGGGCGGCCTTGCTGGGCAGGCTGGAACCCGGGCTCGCAGCCACGCTCACGCGCCTGCTGCCCTATCCCGAAGGGACTGCTGGCGCGATCATGGAGGCGCCACTGGCCAGCATCCCCGAGGACATGACGGTGCGGGATGCCATCAAGCGCATCAAGCGCATCCGCCGTGGCACGAAGTCCTATCTCTACGCCACCAGCAGCACGGGACGCCTGACTGGCGTCATGACCCTGCATGAACTGCTCAATTCGCTGCCGACCAGTCCCGTGCGCGACATCATGGACCGGCATGTCGCCTGCATTTCGCCCCTGCTCCCGCTCGAGGCCGTGCTCGACAGCCCGTACTGGCAGGATTATCACGCACTGCCGGTCACGGACACAGACAACATCCTGCTCGGCATCATCCGGCAGAAGCACCTGCGTCGGCTGCAGGAGCAGCTCCAGCATGGAATCAGCCTCGAGGCCGGCATCAATAGCCTGCTGACGCTGGGTGAACTATTCGCCACGACGACGCTGCCGTTGCTATCCGCGCTGATCAGCACGACGAGCGCCACCGACCGGCGCAGAACACCATGA
- the mgtE gene encoding magnesium transporter, producing the protein MTDLRAISHALTDAFIDDFPQEATEVLEAAPAGEIAQLLQSVASERGARILGRISTALAATVLEELKAETVRRILAAMDPVAAALLLGSLEPASREARLAVLDAGLARELRDLMSYPQASAGRLMQPRAASFPMRLTVKQALQRLRRFAVRDSAVLVVTDDSGRLVGLVDLVDLVHADPTARLESIIRIDRPVCVNALTPREEIVDLFSRHRLRLLPVTDLDNRLLGIIRQSTVIKAAQEEAAADLQAMVGVSRDERALSPPLHAMRKRLPWLNINLLTAFLAAAVVGLFEDTIGRFTALAVLLPVVAGQSGNTGAQALAVIMRGLALREIRITHWQRVLLKEMLAGLLNGVAIAVVTGLGVLLWSHSPGLSAVIAVAMVISMMLAGLSGAAIPLVLTRLGQDPAQSASIILTTLTDVVGFFSFLGLATLFSSLL; encoded by the coding sequence ATGACCGATCTGCGCGCTATTTCGCATGCCCTGACGGATGCCTTCATCGACGACTTCCCGCAGGAAGCAACCGAGGTACTGGAAGCGGCGCCTGCGGGTGAAATCGCCCAATTGCTGCAGTCGGTTGCGTCCGAACGCGGCGCCCGCATCCTGGGCCGCATCTCCACAGCACTGGCCGCGACCGTGCTGGAGGAACTGAAGGCAGAGACCGTCAGACGCATATTGGCCGCCATGGATCCGGTCGCGGCAGCCCTGCTGCTCGGCAGCCTCGAGCCTGCGAGCCGCGAGGCGCGACTGGCCGTGCTGGATGCCGGCCTCGCCCGCGAACTGCGCGACCTGATGTCATACCCGCAGGCCAGTGCCGGCAGGCTGATGCAGCCGCGCGCAGCCAGTTTCCCGATGCGCCTGACCGTCAAGCAGGCGCTGCAGCGCTTGCGCAGGTTCGCCGTACGCGACTCCGCCGTACTGGTCGTAACGGACGACAGCGGCAGGCTGGTCGGCCTGGTGGACCTCGTCGACCTCGTGCATGCTGACCCGACCGCGCGACTCGAGAGCATCATACGAATTGACCGGCCGGTATGCGTCAACGCCCTGACTCCGCGCGAGGAGATCGTCGACCTGTTCTCGCGTCACCGGCTCCGGCTGCTGCCGGTCACCGACCTCGATAACCGGCTGCTGGGCATCATCCGGCAATCCACGGTGATCAAGGCCGCGCAGGAGGAAGCCGCCGCCGATCTGCAGGCCATGGTCGGCGTCAGCCGCGACGAGCGCGCCCTGTCACCTCCCCTGCACGCCATGCGCAAGCGCCTGCCCTGGCTCAATATCAACCTGCTCACGGCCTTTCTCGCCGCCGCGGTGGTCGGCCTCTTCGAGGACACCATCGGGCGCTTCACAGCGCTCGCCGTACTGCTGCCAGTCGTCGCCGGGCAGTCCGGCAATACCGGCGCCCAGGCCCTGGCGGTTATCATGCGCGGACTCGCGCTGCGCGAGATTCGGATCACACACTGGCAACGCGTCCTGCTCAAGGAAATGCTGGCCGGACTGCTGAACGGTGTCGCGATCGCCGTGGTAACCGGCCTCGGCGTCCTGCTGTGGAGCCATTCCCCGGGCCTGTCTGCCGTCATCGCCGTGGCCATGGTGATCTCGATGATGCTAGCGGGCCTGTCCGGCGCAGCGATCCCGCTGGTGCTGACCCGGCTCGGCCAGGACCCGGCACAATCGGCCTCGATCATTCTCACGACCCTTACCGACGTCGTCGGTTTTTTCAGTTTTCTCGGCCTGGCTACGCTCTTCTCCAGTTTGTTGTAA
- a CDS encoding DUF2892 domain-containing protein: MPTKQKIDEREQIAHYTRIHHEIPRGRDRNGGKFMSVERTLFAFGGIMVMVTSLLALFHHPYWTWVTLFIGFNCLQSSFTGFCPPSWLMKKFGMKTEAELALESLRQ, translated from the coding sequence GTGCCGACAAAACAAAAAATCGATGAACGAGAGCAGATTGCTCACTATACTAGAATTCACCACGAAATTCCGCGCGGCCGCGACCGAAATGGAGGGAAATTCATGTCTGTTGAGCGCACCTTGTTCGCCTTCGGCGGCATCATGGTCATGGTGACCTCGCTGCTGGCCTTGTTTCATCATCCCTACTGGACCTGGGTGACGCTGTTCATCGGTTTCAACTGCCTGCAGAGCTCTTTCACCGGCTTTTGTCCTCCAAGCTGGCTGATGAAAAAGTTCGGTATGAAGACTGAGGCAGAGCTGGCGCTCGAGAGCCTGCGTCAGTAA
- a CDS encoding glycosyltransferase family 39 protein, which yields MPDSPGDHAQAGPSYGLVLALLILLALAFQGSRPLYEPDEGRYTDVALQMLDSGNWWLPKLHPEQTHFTKPPLTYWSIAVSLRVFGRNAWAARLPHALAFIGTGLLVFGIARTLQQPAPGIAAAMWATSLAPFVASNLATTDTLLVLFETAAMAAFLRALTGTTPRTQQRSLVLMWLAFGLAFLTKGPPGLLPLLVILTWTVWQQPSLLRRLFVPWGLLLFAITGLGWYAGVIIGNAGLLDYFLRYEFVDRIFTDVHARNPAWHAIITVYGATLLLGTLPWLPLTLLARRAHRPHPPVRAMTRLLWLWLLLPLGVFCLAQSRLPLYVLPLFVPISLLGAPALAGLLMRRSRLAIAGTGVWVAGLIMLKAAGSFISPPQDALALSHEIRPLFARMITPPDEIAFLGTRPAYGLRFYLGLPIEDVALRDSNAGGATHTRPGVCTETLEGDHPLWLLPARLVAEFTAVSAACGYRARDLEQPIRDWESFELIAIPRSPPAAAGPR from the coding sequence ATGCCGGATTCACCCGGCGATCATGCGCAAGCCGGTCCATCATACGGGCTGGTGCTGGCGCTGCTGATACTGCTCGCGCTCGCCTTCCAGGGCAGCCGCCCGTTGTATGAGCCCGACGAGGGACGTTATACCGATGTGGCACTGCAAATGCTCGACAGCGGTAACTGGTGGCTGCCCAAGCTGCATCCGGAACAGACCCATTTCACCAAGCCGCCGCTGACCTACTGGAGCATCGCCGTCAGCCTGAGGGTGTTCGGGCGCAACGCTTGGGCGGCGCGCCTGCCGCACGCACTGGCATTTATCGGTACGGGGCTACTGGTGTTCGGTATCGCCAGAACACTGCAGCAGCCTGCTCCCGGCATTGCCGCGGCGATGTGGGCAACTTCGTTGGCACCGTTCGTTGCATCCAACCTGGCCACCACGGACACCCTGCTAGTGCTGTTCGAAACCGCAGCAATGGCCGCGTTTCTGCGCGCACTCACCGGCACAACGCCGCGCACTCAACAGCGCTCCCTGGTCCTGATGTGGCTCGCCTTCGGACTTGCCTTCCTGACCAAGGGTCCGCCCGGTCTGCTCCCGCTGCTGGTCATACTGACCTGGACGGTGTGGCAACAGCCATCGCTGCTGCGACGCCTGTTCGTCCCATGGGGTCTGTTGCTGTTCGCGATTACCGGTCTTGGCTGGTATGCGGGGGTCATCATCGGCAACGCCGGCCTGCTAGATTACTTTCTGCGCTACGAATTCGTCGACAGGATATTCACCGACGTCCATGCCCGCAATCCAGCGTGGCACGCGATCATCACCGTATACGGCGCCACGCTGCTTCTAGGCACCCTGCCCTGGCTGCCGCTAACGCTACTGGCCCGGCGCGCACACCGGCCACATCCACCGGTGAGGGCAATGACAAGGCTGCTGTGGCTCTGGCTGTTATTGCCGCTCGGCGTTTTCTGCCTTGCCCAATCCAGGCTGCCACTCTACGTGCTGCCGCTGTTCGTTCCGATCAGTCTGCTCGGCGCACCGGCACTTGCGGGGCTGCTCATGCGCAGGTCCCGGCTGGCCATTGCCGGAACCGGCGTCTGGGTTGCCGGCCTCATCATGCTCAAGGCCGCCGGTAGCTTTATTTCTCCGCCACAGGACGCACTCGCCCTGAGCCATGAGATCCGGCCATTGTTCGCCAGGATGATCACACCGCCCGATGAAATTGCCTTTCTCGGCACCCGGCCTGCCTATGGTCTGCGGTTCTATCTGGGCCTGCCGATCGAGGATGTGGCCCTGCGGGACAGCAATGCCGGCGGCGCCACGCATACCAGGCCCGGCGTCTGCACGGAGACACTCGAGGGCGATCATCCGCTGTGGCTGCTGCCGGCGCGGCTCGTTGCCGAGTTTACTGCCGTCAGTGCAGCGTGCGGCTACCGGGCACGTGACCTGGAACAGCCGATCCGCGACTGGGAGTCATTCGAGCTCATCGCCATACCGAGGTCCCCGCCAGCGGCCGCTGGCCCGCGCTGA
- a CDS encoding SPOR domain-containing protein has translation MKRNTGEQPGLVPVAVMLVGTLLGGCSTGGPARSDADAPILPLAGSNASYEQRLQALEAGVQLLAQRIEAMQSGTVTALPAEPAAAGYQPVRPGIVLAGYTRQLAPAQAMKPAPPAAAEPAWTPEQQHASAPAQQAMGLGAWVINLASYNSSSYAASKLAEFKSQGVIAEQVSAEVNGSTVYRLRVSGFDSYRSASEQAGDLRARLGLGETWVTRR, from the coding sequence ATGAAGCGGAATACGGGCGAGCAGCCGGGCTTGGTGCCGGTCGCGGTGATGCTGGTCGGAACGCTGCTGGGTGGCTGCAGCACCGGCGGACCGGCAAGGTCCGATGCGGACGCGCCGATACTGCCGCTTGCCGGCAGCAATGCTTCGTACGAGCAGCGCCTGCAGGCGCTTGAGGCGGGCGTGCAGCTGCTGGCGCAGCGCATCGAGGCAATGCAATCCGGCACGGTAACCGCGCTTCCTGCCGAACCGGCAGCGGCCGGATACCAACCGGTCAGGCCGGGCATCGTGCTGGCGGGATATACGCGGCAGCTGGCGCCTGCCCAGGCAATGAAGCCGGCACCGCCGGCTGCGGCAGAGCCAGCGTGGACACCGGAGCAGCAGCATGCGTCGGCACCGGCACAGCAGGCCATGGGGCTCGGTGCCTGGGTCATCAACCTGGCCTCATACAACAGCAGCAGCTACGCCGCCAGTAAACTGGCTGAATTCAAATCGCAGGGGGTGATCGCAGAGCAGGTCTCGGCCGAGGTCAACGGCAGTACCGTCTATCGCCTGCGCGTCTCGGGATTCGATTCCTATCGCAGCGCCAGTGAACAGGCCGGGGACCTCCGTGCCCGACTGGGCCTGGGCGAGACCTGGGTGACGCGTCGCTGA
- a CDS encoding SEL1-like repeat protein — MHLLRALTITGVGLLLGSGGAYSDWEQAGQAWQQGDYVSALAQWQALAEAGDAAAQYNTAIMLLDGQGRLRDPPAARDWLQRAAAQNNPDAWFCLGYLLAQGRDVPRDDARAAEWYRMAAAAGHAAAQLNLALLYRARRVSAGNDAEMVRLLRAASGQGLAPAQFVLAEHYLQQDESDAASVRQAVALYRAAAGQGHAPAQRQLGLMYLNGKELDADAGEAVAWLTQAAQQNDADAQYYLGMLYRTGERIAQDPVQALRWLQAAAMQGHPRAQYHLGLIYREGFGVARDYNAAARWYRAAAELGEPRAQNNLGNLYVSGNGVPQDFVLAHKWFNLAAARGNENAVRNRDKLAGQLNDVQLAEAQRLARQWDRAHARSGRAGSAVPVLLGSDGEPAQAIDEASGGTGAADDMHAWFGRWFGRDETVAQGVVEP; from the coding sequence ATGCATCTGCTGCGTGCGCTGACAATCACGGGCGTCGGGTTGTTGCTGGGTAGCGGCGGCGCATACTCCGACTGGGAACAGGCCGGACAGGCGTGGCAGCAGGGTGATTATGTCTCTGCCCTGGCGCAGTGGCAGGCGCTGGCCGAAGCCGGCGATGCAGCCGCGCAATACAACACGGCAATCATGCTGCTGGACGGACAGGGCCGGCTGCGCGACCCACCGGCCGCGCGTGACTGGCTGCAGCGTGCCGCCGCGCAGAACAATCCGGATGCCTGGTTTTGTCTCGGTTATCTCCTGGCGCAGGGTCGCGATGTGCCCCGCGATGATGCGCGTGCCGCGGAGTGGTACCGTATGGCGGCGGCGGCAGGGCATGCTGCAGCCCAGTTGAACCTGGCTCTGCTCTATCGAGCCCGGCGCGTCTCCGCTGGAAATGACGCGGAAATGGTGCGTCTGCTGCGGGCGGCGTCCGGGCAGGGGCTGGCGCCTGCGCAGTTTGTCCTGGCGGAACACTACCTGCAGCAAGATGAGAGCGATGCGGCATCTGTACGGCAGGCCGTAGCGCTGTACCGCGCGGCGGCCGGGCAGGGCCATGCACCGGCCCAGCGCCAGCTCGGCCTCATGTACCTGAACGGCAAGGAACTGGATGCGGACGCGGGCGAGGCCGTAGCCTGGCTGACGCAGGCGGCGCAGCAGAACGATGCCGATGCGCAGTATTACCTGGGTATGCTCTACCGTACCGGTGAACGCATCGCGCAGGATCCGGTGCAGGCACTGCGATGGCTGCAGGCTGCAGCCATGCAGGGCCACCCCCGTGCCCAGTACCACCTGGGTCTCATTTACCGCGAGGGCTTCGGTGTGGCGCGTGACTATAACGCGGCGGCGCGCTGGTACCGCGCAGCGGCGGAGCTTGGTGAGCCGCGAGCGCAGAACAATCTTGGCAATCTCTATGTCAGCGGCAATGGCGTCCCTCAGGACTTCGTGTTGGCGCACAAGTGGTTCAACCTGGCAGCCGCCCGTGGCAACGAGAACGCTGTCCGCAACCGTGACAAGCTCGCAGGACAGCTCAACGACGTGCAGCTGGCAGAGGCGCAGCGGCTGGCGCGGCAATGGGACCGCGCGCACGCACGGTCAGGGCGGGCAGGAAGCGCTGTCCCGGTGCTGCTCGGCAGCGATGGCGAGCCAGCACAGGCGATTGATGAGGCGTCGGGCGGGACGGGGGCGGCAGACGATATGCATGCCTGGTTTGGCCGCTGGTTCGGGCGTGATGAAACGGTCGCGCAGGGGGTGGTGGAGCCATGA
- a CDS encoding CpsD/CapB family tyrosine-protein kinase: MQLPTHAATALWPVDTQGLYDSPAEPPPAWLSRLDVGHAQPVMLDPGLLQENRILLGNTPGPFAESFHLLRTRLLHTFRENGWNSLAVTSPRSGTGKTLTSINLAISMARLIGQSVLLVDTNLRQPGLLAQLGLEEGWGLRDYLTDDMPVNNLLVRPDLFEDLAILPSGEALEDCVGILGSLRMHQLMQELRSRSGNLVVILDLPPILESGDAITLASEADAALLVVEDGVTSQQDVTQAVELLRGTELAGTVLNKAPGIPLVADKRTLRGRLFPRAA, translated from the coding sequence GTGCAACTACCGACTCATGCCGCGACTGCACTCTGGCCAGTGGATACGCAAGGGCTGTATGACTCGCCTGCGGAACCACCGCCAGCCTGGCTTTCGCGGCTCGATGTTGGCCATGCTCAGCCAGTCATGCTCGATCCTGGTCTGCTGCAGGAAAACCGCATCCTGCTCGGGAACACGCCTGGGCCGTTTGCGGAATCCTTCCACCTGTTGCGCACCCGGCTGCTGCACACCTTCAGGGAAAACGGCTGGAACAGCCTGGCTGTCACCAGTCCGCGCAGCGGTACGGGCAAGACGCTCACCTCCATCAATCTGGCCATCAGCATGGCCAGGCTCATTGGCCAATCGGTGCTGCTGGTGGATACGAATCTGCGCCAACCCGGGCTCCTGGCGCAACTGGGACTCGAGGAAGGCTGGGGACTGCGCGACTACCTCACCGACGACATGCCGGTGAATAACCTGCTCGTCCGACCAGACCTCTTCGAAGACCTGGCGATACTGCCCAGCGGTGAAGCACTGGAGGATTGTGTCGGGATACTCGGTTCACTGCGCATGCACCAGCTCATGCAGGAACTGAGATCGCGATCCGGCAATCTCGTCGTCATCCTCGATCTACCGCCCATCCTGGAATCCGGTGATGCCATAACGCTTGCGAGCGAGGCCGACGCTGCCCTGCTGGTCGTAGAGGATGGCGTGACATCACAACAGGACGTCACCCAGGCAGTGGAACTCCTACGCGGCACCGAGCTTGCCGGCACCGTACTGAACAAAGCGCCCGGAATCCCACTGGTGGCCGACAAGCGCACGCTGCGCGGCAGACTCTTTCCCAGGGCTGCCTGA